From Paenibacillus sp. GP183, one genomic window encodes:
- a CDS encoding biotin-dependent carboxyltransferase family protein, with protein sequence MEFVHVVKPGFFTTVQDLGRRAYQKFGVSASGAMDPLSLRLANLLVGNNEDEAALEATLIGPKLRFGADGVIAITGGNLSPSINGNSVGMWKSLRIYKDDELSFGGCKSGCRTYISFAGGIGVPKVIGSRSTFIRGNYGGIEGRALATGDEIPIGSSPFNYSQIAGRTLRYEHTPDYSQDRTIRFIPGPQINAFTSESVETFTSNPYTVTNESDRMGYRLQGEQLMHIAGADIISDFIAMGSIQVPAIGQPIILMADCQVSGGYTKIGVIISVDIPFTAQKKPGDQIRFQAMEVSDAQELWKEQERLIAELRLINRMIIR encoded by the coding sequence ATGGAATTCGTTCACGTAGTTAAACCCGGATTCTTCACAACTGTCCAAGATTTGGGGCGCCGTGCCTACCAGAAGTTTGGCGTATCGGCTTCCGGAGCCATGGATCCTTTGTCTCTTCGTTTAGCCAATCTTTTAGTAGGAAATAACGAAGATGAAGCCGCTTTAGAAGCAACATTAATTGGTCCCAAATTAAGATTTGGCGCAGATGGCGTGATTGCGATTACAGGCGGAAATCTGTCTCCTTCGATTAACGGAAACTCTGTCGGTATGTGGAAATCTTTGCGTATTTACAAAGATGATGAATTGAGCTTCGGTGGTTGTAAAAGCGGATGCAGAACCTACATTTCTTTTGCCGGCGGTATAGGTGTGCCCAAAGTTATTGGAAGCCGTTCCACCTTTATACGGGGTAATTATGGCGGGATTGAAGGCAGAGCGCTTGCAACAGGTGATGAGATACCGATTGGCAGCTCGCCTTTCAACTACTCTCAAATAGCGGGAAGAACATTACGGTATGAGCACACTCCCGATTATTCACAGGATCGGACGATCAGATTTATTCCAGGACCTCAAATCAACGCATTCACAAGCGAATCGGTTGAAACGTTTACCTCAAATCCTTATACAGTAACGAATGAATCGGATCGAATGGGATATCGATTACAAGGAGAGCAGCTAATGCATATCGCCGGAGCCGATATCATTTCCGATTTTATCGCCATGGGTTCCATCCAGGTTCCTGCCATAGGCCAACCGATTATTTTGATGGCTGATTGCCAGGTCTCAGGCGGTTATACCAAAATAGGAGTTATTATCAGTGTCGATATCCCTTTTACGGCTCAAAAAAAGCCAGGAGATCAAATTCGGTTCCAAGCGATGGAAGTATCGGATGCTCAAGAGCTCTGGAAAGAACAAGAGAGATTGATAGCAGAGCTCCGTTTAATCAATCGAATGATCATTCGTTGA
- the eutC gene encoding ethanolamine ammonia-lyase subunit EutC produces MEREHQIRVFTEMASHTPARIGVGRTGTRPLTEEMLKLRLDHAEAVDAVYGVVSPATLEAFQLFTVDTRFGDKDLFLKRPDNGRLLTEEAASLLLQRCVLKPQVQIVISDGLSARAVDDNLADILPALMDSLEVNHLTSGTPFFVRGGRVGCMDDIGRLLEPEVLVMLIGERPGLLAASSMSAYMCYKPRPGRRDSERTVISNIHRRGTLPVEAGAHIGSLLLKMIEQQMSGVNLVL; encoded by the coding sequence ATGGAGAGAGAGCATCAAATTCGGGTATTTACCGAGATGGCCAGTCACACGCCTGCACGTATCGGAGTGGGGAGAACGGGAACACGGCCGCTTACAGAAGAGATGCTGAAGTTGAGATTGGATCACGCCGAGGCTGTAGATGCTGTATATGGAGTCGTTTCTCCAGCTACTTTGGAAGCCTTCCAATTGTTTACGGTTGACACGCGATTCGGCGATAAAGATTTATTTTTAAAACGTCCTGATAACGGGAGATTGTTGACTGAGGAGGCTGCCAGTCTGCTGCTTCAGCGTTGTGTGCTTAAGCCTCAGGTACAAATCGTCATCTCGGATGGACTCAGTGCCAGGGCAGTAGACGATAATTTGGCTGATATTTTGCCGGCTCTGATGGATTCTCTGGAAGTGAATCATTTAACCTCGGGCACGCCTTTCTTTGTACGCGGTGGACGTGTTGGATGTATGGATGATATTGGCCGATTGTTGGAGCCTGAAGTGTTAGTCATGTTAATTGGCGAACGGCCAGGACTTCTGGCGGCTTCCTCGATGAGTGCTTATATGTGCTATAAACCTCGTCCAGGGAGGAGAGATTCCGAACGAACGGTTATCTCTAACATTCATCGGAGAGGAACCTTGCCAGTGGAAGCGGGGGCTCATATCGGTTCATTGCTTCTTAAGATGATCGAGCAGCAGATGAGCGGTGTGAATTTGGTCTTGTGA
- a CDS encoding ethanolamine ammonia-lyase subunit EutB, which translates to MKLQITLRGKNYTFQSLKEVYAKANEEKSGDQLAGIAALDMSERIAAKYVLAGLTMSEIRDNPLLPPEADEISRVIEEDVNEEVYASIKGWTVAEIREYLLRSEIVGSDMFRISKGMNSEMIAAVCKLMSNLDLIQASAKMEVLTTCRTTIGFTGTLASRAQPNHPSDHLRGIKAALFEALSYGVGDAVIGINPVIDTTDNIKALLNASQEVIDQWSIPTQNCVLAHVTTQMRAVLDGARADMLFQSLAGTEEGNRGFGISLQLLEEADAIIHEYGTSQGPNQWYFETGQGSELSSESHFGIDQVTLEARCYGLAKRFRPFIVNTVVGFIGPEYLYDSKQVIRAGLEDHFMGKLHGLPMGCDICYTNHMKADQNDMENLGILLASAGVNFVIGVPMADDCMLNYQSMSFHDIAAIRETLHKRPAPQFEAWLEDQGIMRDGRLTAAKAGDATRFVY; encoded by the coding sequence ATGAAATTACAAATAACTTTGAGAGGAAAGAATTACACTTTTCAAAGCCTGAAAGAGGTATATGCCAAAGCGAATGAAGAGAAATCGGGAGATCAACTGGCTGGCATTGCTGCGCTGGATATGTCGGAACGAATTGCTGCTAAATATGTGCTGGCGGGATTAACGATGTCTGAAATTCGTGACAATCCATTGCTGCCTCCCGAAGCTGATGAAATATCGAGAGTCATTGAAGAAGATGTGAACGAGGAGGTCTATGCTTCTATAAAAGGTTGGACAGTTGCTGAGATTCGAGAATATTTACTTCGCTCTGAGATTGTCGGCAGCGACATGTTTCGGATATCCAAAGGGATGAACAGTGAAATGATTGCAGCGGTATGTAAGCTGATGTCCAATCTTGATTTAATACAAGCTTCTGCCAAGATGGAGGTTCTTACAACCTGCCGAACAACCATTGGATTCACGGGGACGCTAGCTTCGAGGGCGCAGCCGAATCATCCATCGGACCATCTACGGGGGATAAAGGCAGCCTTGTTTGAAGCGCTCAGCTATGGAGTAGGAGATGCGGTTATTGGCATTAATCCTGTAATTGACACGACAGACAACATAAAAGCACTGTTGAACGCATCTCAGGAAGTGATTGATCAATGGTCGATTCCGACGCAAAATTGTGTTCTCGCCCATGTCACAACGCAAATGCGTGCGGTCCTTGATGGCGCGCGTGCAGATATGCTGTTCCAGAGCTTGGCTGGAACAGAGGAGGGGAATCGGGGGTTTGGAATTAGTTTGCAGCTGCTTGAAGAGGCCGATGCAATTATTCATGAATATGGGACGAGTCAAGGTCCGAACCAATGGTATTTTGAAACCGGACAAGGGTCTGAATTGTCATCAGAGTCACACTTCGGGATCGATCAGGTTACGCTTGAAGCCAGGTGCTATGGTTTGGCTAAACGATTTAGGCCATTTATCGTCAACACGGTTGTCGGCTTTATCGGACCTGAATATTTATATGACAGCAAGCAGGTGATTAGAGCTGGTTTAGAGGATCATTTTATGGGTAAGCTGCATGGACTTCCGATGGGATGCGACATTTGCTATACGAATCATATGAAAGCTGATCAGAATGATATGGAAAATCTGGGTATTTTGCTGGCATCCGCAGGTGTCAACTTTGTTATTGGAGTCCCAATGGCTGACGACTGCATGCTCAATTATCAATCCATGAGCTTCCACGATATTGCTGCAATCAGGGAGACATTGCACAAACGACCCGCACCGCAGTTTGAAGCATGGCTTGAGGATCAGGGTATTATGCGGGATGGACGGTTAACTGCTGCGAAGGCGGGCGATGCGACTCGTTTCGTGTACTGA
- a CDS encoding 5-oxoprolinase subunit PxpA → MKNIDLNCDMGESFGIYKLGMDEEAMPYITSANIACGFHAGDPNVMDQTVTLAKKYGVGIGVHVGFPDLLGFGRRNIEVSREELINYNIYQIGALQAFASKHDLEIQHIKPHGSMSNMADTDPYIAEAIVDSVLSLFPDMKLFIREGTEIHKIAVKKGLPVVLEFYADRAYTREKTLVSRKIPGAVIKDPEIIAENVLRMVVEGKTKTLDGENIDIKGESICVHGDTTGAVEIIKRIREKLNGAGVQVAPVGKWHSV, encoded by the coding sequence ATGAAAAACATTGATTTGAACTGTGATATGGGAGAGAGCTTTGGTATTTATAAATTAGGCATGGATGAGGAAGCTATGCCATATATCACTTCGGCTAATATTGCATGCGGATTTCATGCCGGCGATCCTAATGTAATGGATCAAACGGTAACTCTTGCTAAAAAATACGGTGTCGGCATTGGCGTTCATGTTGGATTTCCAGACTTATTAGGATTTGGGCGTCGGAACATTGAAGTTTCTCGAGAAGAATTAATCAATTATAACATTTATCAAATAGGTGCTTTGCAAGCATTTGCCAGTAAACATGATCTTGAGATCCAACATATTAAACCCCATGGAAGCATGAGTAATATGGCTGATACGGACCCGTATATTGCTGAAGCAATAGTTGATTCTGTCCTGAGCCTGTTTCCTGATATGAAATTGTTTATTAGAGAAGGTACGGAAATCCATAAAATTGCAGTGAAGAAAGGTCTTCCCGTTGTATTAGAATTTTATGCAGATCGTGCCTACACGCGTGAAAAGACTCTTGTTTCCCGAAAAATTCCAGGTGCGGTAATTAAAGATCCGGAAATCATTGCTGAAAATGTATTGCGCATGGTTGTAGAGGGGAAAACGAAAACTTTGGATGGGGAAAATATTGATATCAAGGGCGAGAGTATTTGCGTACATGGTGACACGACTGGAGCTGTTGAAATTATTAAGCGTATTAGGGAAAAGTTGAATGGTGCTGGTGTACAAGTTGCGCCTGTAGGTAAATGGCATTCTGTATAA
- a CDS encoding ethanolamine ammonia-lyase reactivating factor EutA, with protein sequence MKEQWITSVGIDLGTSTTKWIVSRLKLIQTSGDYSLPRYEITERRLAYVSPIFTTPLASEKEIDVVALSQLLEKEYDRAGVSSDIIQSGAIIITGETATKHNAEQIVHALARTAGQFVVAAAGADLESLLAGKGSGAEAYSRTQRGIITNVDIGGGTANAAYFRDGDMIATVTMHVGGRLVRLDETGRIEYIAGQLKQWDENHPDKSLLVEGEVTSFSVLQAFCRRLVKVLINCMLGKEELDNGSYIESLLISRPVRALPFPDEIWISGGVGGLMAAPAPTTLQEVAQYGDIGPLLAATLCEEATNSTVRLRQAEESERATVIGVGTQTMEISGATLYYDEEALPLLNIPVAVCCLPDDEEDDLNKLEEAILIALDKASSLYSASQTNPPFALAFRGGGYYSYRRLQKIADTIIWRYAAAEAPLDTTLLIICENDMAKALGHALVKRLAVGMKLICVDQIKASEGDYIDVGKPLKEDIIPVVIKTLMFQRKEYGGGRP encoded by the coding sequence TTGAAGGAGCAATGGATTACAAGTGTGGGCATTGATCTTGGAACAAGCACGACTAAATGGATTGTATCCCGATTAAAGCTTATACAAACATCAGGAGACTATTCGTTGCCTCGTTATGAGATTACTGAACGAAGGCTGGCTTATGTGAGCCCGATCTTTACGACTCCATTAGCAAGTGAGAAGGAGATCGATGTGGTGGCCTTGTCCCAATTACTGGAGAAGGAATACGATCGAGCTGGAGTTAGCTCGGACATTATTCAATCAGGTGCGATCATCATTACGGGGGAGACGGCTACCAAGCATAATGCGGAACAAATTGTGCATGCGCTAGCCAGAACTGCAGGACAATTTGTCGTTGCGGCCGCTGGGGCGGATCTTGAATCGCTACTCGCTGGTAAAGGCTCAGGTGCAGAGGCTTACTCACGTACTCAACGGGGAATTATTACCAATGTTGATATCGGTGGAGGGACGGCGAATGCCGCTTATTTCAGAGATGGAGACATGATTGCTACGGTAACTATGCATGTTGGAGGACGTCTTGTTCGTTTGGATGAGACAGGACGAATCGAATATATAGCTGGGCAGCTTAAGCAGTGGGATGAGAATCATCCTGACAAGTCCCTTCTAGTTGAAGGGGAGGTAACCTCTTTCTCAGTGTTACAGGCGTTTTGCCGCCGACTGGTGAAGGTGCTCATTAATTGTATGCTTGGAAAAGAAGAACTGGACAACGGTTCGTATATAGAATCACTACTCATTTCAAGGCCGGTAAGAGCGTTACCCTTCCCTGATGAAATTTGGATTTCTGGAGGTGTTGGCGGTTTAATGGCAGCACCAGCGCCGACTACGTTGCAAGAGGTAGCCCAATATGGTGATATAGGTCCATTGCTCGCAGCTACGCTCTGCGAGGAAGCGACAAACAGCACAGTGAGATTGAGGCAAGCCGAGGAATCTGAACGGGCGACGGTTATCGGGGTCGGAACACAGACGATGGAAATTAGCGGTGCGACTCTTTATTATGACGAGGAGGCGCTGCCGCTTCTTAATATACCTGTTGCTGTCTGTTGTTTACCGGATGATGAAGAGGACGATTTGAATAAGCTCGAAGAGGCAATTCTGATTGCTTTGGACAAGGCTTCTTCTCTGTATTCTGCCTCACAGACTAATCCACCCTTCGCTCTCGCTTTCAGGGGTGGAGGCTACTATTCATATCGTCGCTTGCAGAAGATTGCCGACACGATAATTTGGAGATATGCGGCGGCGGAAGCGCCATTGGATACTACGCTGCTTATCATTTGTGAGAACGATATGGCGAAAGCATTGGGGCACGCCTTGGTGAAACGACTTGCTGTTGGAATGAAACTTATTTGCGTGGATCAAATCAAAGCCTCCGAGGGAGATTATATCGATGTAGGGAAGCCTCTAAAGGAAGATATCATACCTGTTGTTATCAAAACACTTATGTTTCAGAGGAAAGAATATGGAGGTGGGAGACCATGA
- the pxpB gene encoding 5-oxoprolinase subunit PxpB has protein sequence MTAHITNKIINYVPLGDQTLVVQFENILSIQVSRSVKSFAHIIEQQGIPGVTEIIITFNTLAVCYDPIKITYDKLLGKLQALQEYTLQSEDIASKKVYVPVVFGGEYGPDLEDLSKQVGLTPEEVIQSLYSKPYYVYMVGFIAGSPYGGEIDERLILPRRSSPRVKVKKGSVAIANKQTTIYTIDAPGGWHLLGWTPMEIFNPYREAPGLLLSGDYLQYIPITADEAERWDNHRQREWDQEWNSFT, from the coding sequence TTGACCGCCCATATTACGAACAAAATTATCAATTATGTTCCATTGGGAGATCAAACTTTGGTAGTGCAGTTTGAGAATATATTGTCCATCCAGGTTAGTAGATCTGTCAAATCCTTCGCCCATATAATCGAGCAGCAAGGAATTCCGGGAGTTACAGAAATTATTATCACGTTCAATACTCTAGCCGTTTGTTACGATCCCATTAAGATCACCTACGATAAACTATTAGGAAAACTTCAAGCTTTACAAGAATACACTTTGCAAAGTGAGGATATCGCAAGTAAAAAAGTGTATGTACCAGTCGTTTTCGGCGGAGAATATGGCCCTGATTTGGAAGACTTGTCCAAGCAGGTTGGTCTAACGCCGGAAGAAGTCATACAAAGTCTGTACTCCAAGCCTTACTATGTTTATATGGTCGGCTTTATAGCAGGATCACCTTATGGCGGTGAAATTGACGAGCGGTTGATCTTGCCCAGGCGTTCCAGCCCCCGGGTCAAAGTGAAAAAGGGTTCAGTCGCTATTGCTAATAAGCAAACGACCATTTATACGATTGATGCTCCAGGAGGGTGGCATCTGCTTGGATGGACACCGATGGAAATTTTTAATCCTTATCGTGAAGCCCCAGGCTTGCTGCTTTCGGGAGATTATCTTCAGTACATACCTATAACTGCTGATGAAGCGGAAAGATGGGATAACCATAGACAAAGAGAGTGGGATCAGGAATGGAATTCGTTCACGTAG
- a CDS encoding urea amidolyase associated protein UAAP2: protein MAVFNRVESHRKVEDAVYSEIILAGDGWMHELKTGQVLRIVDLEGNQAADTLFYDAQNPDDHYSAVATIAGQRNIYLSTGSVLRSESGKELLKIVADTCGRHDTVGGSCSAQSNTVRYAHEKLSMHNCRDTFMLQLAKRDGAFGKRDLAPNINFFMNVPVTPDGGLKFDDGVSGPGAYVEVQSLCGTMVLISNCPQLNNPCNAYNPTPIQVLIWES, encoded by the coding sequence ATGGCTGTATTTAATCGAGTGGAAAGTCACCGCAAGGTCGAAGACGCTGTCTATAGCGAAATAATCCTGGCCGGAGACGGGTGGATGCATGAGTTGAAGACGGGGCAAGTGTTGCGCATTGTGGATTTGGAAGGAAATCAGGCGGCTGATACGCTGTTCTATGATGCCCAGAATCCCGATGATCATTATAGTGCCGTAGCAACCATCGCAGGCCAAAGAAACATTTACCTGAGCACGGGCTCCGTGCTGCGATCCGAATCGGGCAAAGAGCTGCTGAAGATCGTCGCTGATACTTGCGGACGCCATGATACGGTTGGCGGCTCGTGTTCCGCTCAAAGCAACACAGTTCGCTATGCACACGAGAAGCTGTCGATGCATAATTGCCGCGATACGTTTATGCTCCAGCTTGCAAAGCGCGATGGCGCGTTTGGGAAGCGGGACTTGGCCCCGAACATTAACTTCTTTATGAACGTTCCAGTTACACCGGATGGCGGTTTGAAATTCGACGATGGCGTATCCGGTCCTGGCGCTTATGTGGAAGTCCAATCCCTATGCGGTACCATGGTGCTCATCAGCAACTGCCCGCAGCTGAATAATCCTTGTAACGCTTATAATCCGACGCCGATTCAGGTTCTCATCTGGGAAAGCTGA
- a CDS encoding urea amidolyase associated protein UAAP1, translated as MNSIWSITIRPGGKWSGTIGKGKLIRFTALEAAANVSVQLFHAKDLTERYNMPDTLKAQHTSHLTRGNVLMSDNGRAMASIVEDSLGWHDPLSGYTSRAATDAKYGATNYQELRNDWLRSGQENFAVELVRNGLSMRDMMPVVNLFSKVFCDEQGDMHFSEDHCPAGATVTIRTELDVLLVLSNTPNPLDPDTSFPSVPVKVEVFTALPVDAQDYCVNYRPENRRAFENTWEYHTLLGL; from the coding sequence ATGAACAGCATTTGGAGCATAACAATTCGTCCCGGCGGGAAATGGTCAGGCACGATCGGTAAAGGGAAATTAATTCGTTTCACTGCGTTAGAAGCAGCTGCGAATGTCTCCGTGCAATTGTTTCACGCGAAGGATCTGACTGAGCGTTACAACATGCCGGATACGCTGAAAGCACAGCATACTTCACATCTGACAAGAGGTAATGTGCTGATGAGCGATAATGGCCGCGCTATGGCGAGCATCGTCGAAGACAGTCTGGGCTGGCACGACCCGCTCAGCGGATATACGAGCCGAGCTGCCACAGATGCCAAGTATGGCGCAACGAATTATCAGGAACTGCGCAACGATTGGCTGCGAAGCGGTCAAGAGAACTTCGCCGTAGAGCTGGTGAGAAATGGTTTAAGCATGCGCGATATGATGCCCGTCGTGAATTTGTTCTCTAAAGTGTTTTGCGATGAGCAGGGCGACATGCACTTTAGCGAGGATCATTGCCCAGCGGGTGCAACCGTGACAATACGCACAGAGCTCGACGTTTTGCTCGTGCTTTCAAATACGCCAAATCCGCTGGATCCTGACACCTCTTTTCCGTCCGTACCGGTAAAAGTTGAAGTTTTCACTGCTTTACCTGTGGATGCGCAAGATTACTGCGTCAATTACCGCCCGGAAAATCGCCGGGCTTTTGAGAATACATGGGAATACCACACTTTGCTTGGACTGTAA